TAACCGCTGAAAGCATCTAAGTGGGAAGCCCACCTCAAGATGAGTATTCCCATGGTTTAAACCAGTAAGATCACGGGAAGAACACCCGTTGATAGGCTCTACGTGGAAGTCTGGTAACAGATGCAGCGGAGGAGTACTAATAGATCGAGGGCTTGACCTTCTTTTGTTTTTATTCAAATTATTGCTTTATTTTTTCTTTCTTATTTTTAATAACTTCTATGCAGTCTTCAGGGTTCATAAGTCACACTTACTATCCTGGTGTTCATGGCGATGTGGAACCACTCCGATCCATCTCGAACTCGGTTGTGAAACGCATCAGCGGCGACGATATTTGGGGGGTAGCCCCCTGAGAAAATAGCTCAATGCCAGGTAAAATATTAAAAAAAGAGTCCTTAGGGCTCTTTTTTTAATGATCAATTATTTTTGGCAATTAGGACACCAGTGTGTACTCCTCCCACAGATCTTTTCTCGCAAAATCTTATCTCCACATCTTTTACAGCTTTTACCACTTCTTCTATAAACCCAGGCTTGTCCACCATAATTTCCATTAATTCCCTCTAAATCTCTAAAGTCACTAAAAGTAGTTCCTCCTTCTCCGATACTTATATTTAAAATTTTGATAAGACTATTGCAAAGCCTTTTTAATTCAGAGCTTTTTAAATTTCTACTTTTAGTTTTTGGATTAATACCCGCATCGAATAATGTCTCATCTGCATATATATTCCCAACACCAGCAACAGTTTCTTGATCTAATAATGCAGATTTAATTGAGCGAGTTTTATTCTTTAAATATTCTTTTAAATATCTACTATTGAATTCAGAACTAAATGGCTCTGGCCCTAATCTTTTAATTCCTGATACGATTTCTGGGACTGATTTCGAGGTTGGTACGTACCACATCTGTCCAAAATTTCTAATATCTATAAAACGAAGTTCTTTACCTATTCCGTTGAAAAACCTAACTCTGGTATGTTTGCATGGGAGTATTGGTTCCTCTAGAAATTTAAATTGGCCTGTCATTCTAAGATGTACAACTAAAAAACCTTTGCTACTTTTATCCTTTGTATGTAGTGATCCTATTAAATATTTACCTCTTCTTTGCCAATTACCTAAATAACTATTTTTAATATTATCTATGAAACTTTTAGATCCACCATAACTTGCAATAGAGCGTTCTTTTAATACTTCTAATCTTTCAATATAAAAATCATTAAGAAGTTTTTCAAGTCCCTTCCTAACTGTTTCAACTTCAGGTAATTCTGGCAAAAGTAATAAACTACTAACTTGCGGCAGCTTCTAATTCTTTTGCTGAAAACTGACTGGTATTTGCACCTCCATCTACACCACTAAAAGCTTTGAAATCACATTTTTCAAATTTTACAGTTACTGGGTATCTCATTGAAGGAGATTTATCGATAGAGACTATTTCTCCAATTTGATTGAACCAGTATGATTCTTGGCGCAAAATGCGAACCTTATCTTTTCTAGCAAAGCTCATCTGACTTCTCTAAATAATTTATTATCATTATTATCTCTCAGAACAGGAGATATTTGTATTTGTGTCACAGACTGTCGCTGGTATCTTAAAAACTAGATCGCTTTTAGTAGATTTTATAGTTTCAGACAAAAATAATTCATATTGATTTTTGGGTTTATTTTCAATTAGCTTTGAAGTGTTGAACATTAAAAGAATTTATTTTTTGTGATATCAAAGCCATCTTTAGACCCCTCTTCTCTAAGTTTTGATTTACCTGATCCTGAGCAAGACGAATTAAGTAATATTGATTTCATCGAGAGATTAGAGAATGCATGGTCAATTTGTGAGCAGTTTGACTTGCAAACCGAAATATGGCGCGGAAGGATCTTACGTGTTGTAAGAGATAGAGAAAAGAGGGGAGGGGATGGTAGAGGTACAGGCTTTTTGCAGTGGTTAAGAGAGATGGAAATAAGTAAAAGCAAAGCATATTCTCTGATTCAATTAGCTGATTCCTCTGATAATTTGGTGGTTGAAGGAATTCTTGAAGAATCAAGTGTAAATAATTTTTCAAAAAGAGCTTTTATTGAAACGGCAAACGCGGAACCTGAGATTCAACATATGATTTCAGAGGCTGCTAATGAAGGGAAGGACATAACTAGAAGACAAGTAAAAAACTTAACTGATCAATTTATGGCTGCAACCAGTTCTCTTTTGCCTGATGAAATTAGAGAAAAAACGCAATCAAATTTATTGCCTGC
This is a stretch of genomic DNA from Prochlorococcus marinus str. MIT 0912. It encodes these proteins:
- a CDS encoding DNA-formamidopyrimidine glycosylase, producing the protein MPELPEVETVRKGLEKLLNDFYIERLEVLKERSIASYGGSKSFIDNIKNSYLGNWQRRGKYLIGSLHTKDKSSKGFLVVHLRMTGQFKFLEEPILPCKHTRVRFFNGIGKELRFIDIRNFGQMWYVPTSKSVPEIVSGIKRLGPEPFSSEFNSRYLKEYLKNKTRSIKSALLDQETVAGVGNIYADETLFDAGINPKTKSRNLKSSELKRLCNSLIKILNISIGEGGTTFSDFRDLEGINGNYGGQAWVYRRSGKSCKRCGDKILREKICGRSTHWCPNCQK
- a CDS encoding photosystem I reaction center subunit IV, encoding MSFARKDKVRILRQESYWFNQIGEIVSIDKSPSMRYPVTVKFEKCDFKAFSGVDGGANTSQFSAKELEAAAS